The Clostridiales bacterium DNA segment GCTGGAATATGGCAACAGTTATGGAATAAATATATACAGCAAAATAGGAAGCGGTACGAAAGCTATAGTCAAAATAAAAAGTTCCAGCCCTACTTAAAAAGATTTCATTTTGTAATATATATGAGTCAATGGTCTTGTAATGCTCTTATCCAGCGCACAGGCTATATAAATGGAGAAGACAAAAAATACCGCCGTAAATATTATGAATATACCTATGTATTCAGTGGATTTCGCAAAAGCATTCTTTATGGGGATAGCCATCGCTGTCTTAATATCCATGTCTGCAACATTATCATATAATATAAGTTTTTTCCCATCGGAAGATACAAAATACCCTTTTGTATCTTTCACTTTTTTCAGATCGGCACCGGATATTTTCTCACTGGAATTATTATAGGGCGATGGCAGCACATCTTCTTTGTCCCTTATTATGTATATGCTGTTTCCATCGAAGATCCTGTTTTGATTGTCAAAAAAATTGAATATAGTTTTAACATCGATATCCACGAGGGCATATCCGACGACATTTTTCTCTTTGTCATACATTTTCAGCAAGTATGACAGCACTCCGTCTCTATAATCAATTGAATCGTTGTACAGAAGTGATATATCCTTATATCTTGAAACCCACAGCGAGTTTTTTTCAGGGCTCATCGAAAAGTCCTCTATGGCAGGATTTTTCAGCAATGTGTCAAGGGGCGTCATGCCCGATATGGATGAATATGAATAGCCTTTGCCGTAGATTGCTATGCCCACCACATCCAAATTCAAACCTGAGGCAGTAGATTTCAATATCTGATCGGTTCCAGGGACAAATCGGTCATTTTTAAGTGTATAAACCAAAGCCGGATTGGCGGAAATAAGCTTTGACAATTCGGCTATGCCGTTTAAAAATTGCGAAATATTATTATTGCTTCCTGTAAAATAATTTGAGGAAACCTTTACGAACTGTTGATATAATATCTTTTTTGACCAGTTGAATGACACCCATGCGACTAATAAAGTCAATGATGTAATGGATATTATCGATATCAAAAAAATCCTTTTCGTTAAATGCTTAAATATTAAAAATACCTCCCTTCCAATAGCCATTATTATTATATTATAAATTGAGCAAATCTTCAAACAAAGTAACAATCCAGCAGCATTTTATTATCCATATGAGAATTCTATCATTTATATAAAGATCAAAATTTAATTTTACGGAGAGGGGAATTAGTATGAAAAAGGTTATATCTATCTCGTTGCTTTGCATTATGTTAATGTCTGTGTTTCTCACAGGCTGTGTACCAAAGAGCACAAATGAAGGCTCCACTAGCGGTAGCAAGAAAATCACTTTGGCAGTCGGCAACTGGCCGAGCGACCCCAAGGATCAAAATTTGCCCAAGATGAATAAGTTTAAAGAGGAATTTGAAAAAAAGTACAAGGACATCACCATAAAAGCCGACACATATGGTTATGATACGAATACATTCGTGCCAAAAGCTGAAAGCGGGCAATTGCCTAACTTATTTGTAACATGGTTTACAGAGCCGCAAAAGATCATAGATGCAGGTTACGCAGCCGATATTACAGAGTATATGAACAAATACGGGTTTGACAAGGCACTTAACCCCGACATGCTTAAAATATGCAGCAAGGACAACAAGATATATGGTATCCCTACGGGTGGTTATTATGTGGGGATATGGATCAACATGAATATATTTAAGAAAGCAGGACTGGTAGATTCAAACGGCCTTCCAAAATACCCCAAGACATACGAT contains these protein-coding regions:
- a CDS encoding cache domain-containing protein; amino-acid sequence: MISIISITSLTLLVAWVSFNWSKKILYQQFVKVSSNYFTGSNNNISQFLNGIAELSKLISANPALVYTLKNDRFVPGTDQILKSTASGLNLDVVGIAIYGKGYSYSSISGMTPLDTLLKNPAIEDFSMSPEKNSLWVSRYKDISLLYNDSIDYRDGVLSYLLKMYDKEKNVVGYALVDIDVKTIFNFFDNQNRIFDGNSIYIIRDKEDVLPSPYNNSSEKISGADLKKVKDTKGYFVSSDGKKLILYDNVADMDIKTAMAIPIKNAFAKSTEYIGIFIIFTAVFFVFSIYIACALDKSITRPLTHIYYKMKSF